The Saccharopolyspora gloriosae genome window below encodes:
- a CDS encoding nitrilase-related carbon-nitrogen hydrolase: MPNRVRAALVQAKWTGDAQSMIDAHEQHTRAAAAQGAQVIGFQEVFNAPYFCQVQEAEHYRWAEAVPDGPTTTRMRALARELRMVIVVPIFELDGPGFYYNTAAVIDADGEYLGKYRKHHLPHLPGFWEKFYFRPGNLGWPVFDTAVGRVGVYICYDRHFPEGWRALGLAGAQLVYNPSATSRGLSSYLWKLEQPAAAVANEYFVAAINRVGVEEYGDNDFYGSSYFVDPYGRFVGDVASDGEEELVVRDLDFDLIDEVRTQWAFYRDRRPDAYGLLTEP, from the coding sequence ATGCCGAACAGAGTTCGCGCCGCACTGGTCCAGGCGAAGTGGACCGGCGACGCCCAGTCCATGATCGACGCGCACGAGCAGCACACCCGCGCCGCCGCCGCGCAGGGCGCCCAGGTGATCGGCTTCCAGGAGGTGTTCAACGCCCCCTACTTCTGCCAGGTGCAGGAGGCCGAGCACTACCGCTGGGCGGAGGCGGTCCCGGACGGCCCCACCACCACCCGGATGCGGGCGCTGGCCCGCGAACTGCGGATGGTGATCGTCGTGCCGATCTTCGAGCTCGACGGGCCCGGGTTCTACTACAACACCGCCGCCGTGATCGACGCCGACGGCGAGTACCTCGGCAAGTACCGCAAGCACCACCTGCCGCACCTGCCCGGGTTCTGGGAGAAGTTCTACTTCCGGCCCGGCAACCTCGGCTGGCCGGTGTTCGACACCGCGGTCGGCCGGGTCGGCGTCTACATCTGCTACGACCGGCACTTCCCGGAAGGCTGGCGGGCGCTGGGACTCGCCGGGGCGCAACTGGTCTACAACCCGTCGGCGACCAGCCGCGGGCTGTCGTCCTACCTGTGGAAGCTGGAACAACCCGCCGCCGCCGTCGCCAACGAGTACTTCGTCGCCGCGATCAACCGGGTCGGTGTGGAGGAGTACGGCGACAACGACTTCTACGGCAGCAGCTACTTCGTCGACCCCTACGGCCGCTTCGTCGGCGACGTCGCCAGCGACGGCGAGGAGGAACTCGTGGTGCGCGACCTCGACTTCGACCTGATCGACGAGGTGCGCACCCAGTGGGCCTTCTACCGCGACCGCCGCCCCGACGCCTACGGCCTGCTCACCGAACCCTGA
- a CDS encoding aspartate aminotransferase family protein, translating to MTDTGTHTELAKRRKAVLPDWVATYYQDPIDIERGEGRHVWDAEGNRYLDFFGGILTTMTAHALPEVTAAVSEQAGRILHSSTLYLNRLMVELAERVAELSGIEDPRVFFTSSGTEANDTALLLATGHRASNQVLALRNSYHGRSFSALAITGNRAWSPTSLSPVQTTYVHGSRRRGTALAELSDADFTAACVDDLEDVLGQLHGNVACLIAEPIQGVGGFAVPPDGLFARFKEVLDRHGILWISDEVQTGWGRTGEHFWGWQAHGDSGPPDIVTFAKGLGNGLSIGGVIASAEVMNSVKASSLSTFGGSPITTAGALANLNHLLAHDLQGNAQRVGAVLRAELDDARLRLPHVSDVRGKGLMIGVELVRPGTGEPDAAAATAVLEHTKSAGLLIGKGGLDGNVLRIAPPLSLTEPEAREGAAILVDALTRAGERS from the coding sequence ATGACCGACACGGGCACGCACACCGAGCTGGCGAAGCGGCGCAAGGCGGTGCTGCCGGACTGGGTCGCGACCTACTACCAGGACCCGATCGACATCGAACGCGGCGAAGGGCGCCACGTCTGGGACGCCGAGGGCAACCGGTACCTGGACTTCTTCGGCGGCATCCTCACCACCATGACCGCGCACGCGCTGCCCGAGGTGACCGCCGCGGTCAGCGAGCAGGCCGGGCGCATCCTGCACTCCTCGACGCTGTACCTGAACCGGCTGATGGTGGAACTCGCCGAACGCGTCGCGGAGCTCTCCGGCATCGAGGACCCGCGGGTGTTCTTCACCTCCAGCGGCACCGAGGCCAACGACACCGCCCTGCTGCTGGCCACCGGTCACCGCGCCTCGAACCAGGTGCTGGCGCTGCGCAACAGCTACCACGGCCGGTCCTTCTCGGCGCTGGCCATCACCGGCAACCGGGCCTGGTCGCCGACGAGCCTGTCGCCGGTGCAGACGACCTACGTGCACGGCAGCAGGCGCCGCGGCACGGCGCTCGCCGAGCTCTCCGACGCCGACTTCACGGCGGCCTGCGTGGACGACCTGGAGGACGTGCTCGGCCAGCTGCACGGCAACGTGGCCTGCCTGATCGCCGAACCCATCCAGGGCGTCGGTGGTTTCGCCGTGCCACCGGACGGGCTGTTCGCCCGGTTCAAGGAGGTGCTCGACCGGCACGGCATCCTGTGGATCAGCGACGAGGTGCAGACCGGTTGGGGCCGCACCGGCGAGCACTTCTGGGGCTGGCAGGCGCACGGCGACAGCGGCCCGCCGGACATCGTCACGTTCGCCAAGGGCCTCGGCAACGGGCTCTCCATCGGCGGCGTGATCGCGAGCGCTGAGGTCATGAACAGCGTCAAGGCGAGCTCGCTGTCAACCTTCGGCGGCAGCCCGATCACCACCGCGGGGGCGCTCGCGAACCTGAACCACCTGCTGGCCCACGACCTGCAGGGCAACGCCCAGCGGGTCGGCGCCGTGCTGCGCGCGGAACTCGACGACGCCCGGCTGCGCCTGCCGCACGTGTCCGACGTGCGGGGCAAGGGGCTCATGATCGGGGTCGAGCTGGTGCGTCCCGGCACCGGGGAACCGGACGCCGCCGCTGCCACGGCGGTGCTGGAGCACACCAAGAGCGCCGGGCTGCTCATCGGCAAGGGCGGTCTCGACGGCAACGTGCTGCGCATCGCGCCGCCGCTGAGCCTCACCGAGCCCGAAGCCCGCGAGGGCGCCGCGATCCTCGTCGACGCGCTCACCAGAGCGGGGGAGCGGTCATGA
- the hydA gene encoding dihydropyrimidinase: MTRTVIRGGLVITATEEVEADVLVIDEQVAALATPELGEQWLTDADAVLDASGQYVIPGGVDGHTHMEMPFGGTFSSDTFETGTRAAAWGGTTTIIDFAIQSIGRSAREGLDTWHAKADGRCAVDYGFHLILSDVHDASLRELDGLVAEGVTSFKMFMAYPGVFYSDDGRILRAMQQAAGNGALTMLHAENGIAIDVLVQQALAAGRTDPRQHGAVRHPLLEAEATHRAIQLARVADAPIYVVHVSATEALAEIARARDAGLNVFGETCPQYLFLTVDELARPDFEGAKFVCSTPLRPEEHQRELWRGLRTNDLSVVSTDHCPFCFTPQKELGLGDFSKIPNGMPGVEHRVDLLHQGVVDGRIGRRRWVELASTTPARMFGLHPRKGTIAPGSDADIVIYDPHAEQVLSAETHHMNVDYSAYEGKTITGRVRTVLSRGQVIVDDGHYRGRAGHGRFLPRDTCQYLT; this comes from the coding sequence ATGACGAGAACGGTGATCCGCGGCGGGCTCGTGATCACGGCGACCGAGGAGGTCGAAGCCGACGTCCTCGTCATCGACGAGCAGGTCGCCGCGCTGGCCACCCCCGAACTCGGCGAGCAGTGGCTCACCGACGCCGACGCGGTGCTCGACGCGAGCGGGCAGTACGTGATCCCCGGCGGGGTCGACGGGCACACCCACATGGAGATGCCCTTCGGCGGCACCTTCTCCTCCGACACGTTCGAGACCGGCACCCGCGCCGCCGCGTGGGGCGGCACCACGACGATCATCGACTTCGCCATCCAGTCCATCGGCCGGTCCGCGCGGGAAGGCCTCGACACCTGGCACGCCAAGGCCGACGGGCGCTGCGCGGTGGACTACGGGTTCCACCTGATCCTCTCCGACGTGCACGACGCGTCGCTGCGAGAACTGGACGGCCTGGTCGCGGAGGGCGTGACCAGCTTCAAGATGTTCATGGCCTACCCCGGCGTGTTCTACAGCGACGACGGCCGGATCCTGCGCGCCATGCAGCAGGCCGCGGGCAACGGGGCGCTGACCATGCTGCACGCCGAGAACGGCATCGCCATCGACGTGCTCGTGCAGCAGGCCCTGGCGGCGGGCCGCACCGACCCCCGCCAGCACGGCGCCGTGCGGCATCCGCTGCTGGAGGCGGAGGCGACCCACCGCGCCATCCAGCTCGCCAGGGTCGCCGACGCCCCGATCTACGTCGTGCACGTCTCCGCCACCGAAGCGCTCGCCGAGATCGCCCGCGCCCGCGACGCCGGGCTCAACGTGTTCGGCGAAACCTGCCCGCAGTACCTGTTCCTCACCGTCGACGAACTGGCCCGTCCGGACTTCGAAGGCGCCAAGTTCGTCTGCTCCACCCCGCTGCGTCCCGAGGAGCACCAGCGGGAGCTGTGGCGGGGTCTGCGCACCAACGACCTCTCCGTCGTGTCCACCGACCACTGCCCGTTCTGCTTCACCCCGCAGAAGGAGCTGGGGCTGGGGGACTTCTCGAAGATCCCGAACGGGATGCCCGGTGTGGAGCACCGGGTGGACCTGCTGCACCAAGGCGTCGTCGACGGCCGCATCGGCCGCCGGCGCTGGGTGGAGCTGGCCAGCACCACCCCGGCGCGGATGTTCGGCCTGCACCCGCGCAAGGGCACCATCGCGCCCGGCTCCGACGCCGACATCGTGATCTACGACCCGCACGCCGAACAGGTCCTCTCCGCCGAGACCCACCACATGAACGTCGACTACAGCGCTTACGAGGGCAAGACCATCACCGGACGGGTCCGCACCGTGCTCTCCCGCGGTCAGGTCATCGTCGACGACGGCCACTACCGGGGCCGAGCCGGACACGGGCGGTTCCTCCCCCGCGACACCTGCCAATACCTGACCTAG
- a CDS encoding TIGR03842 family LLM class F420-dependent oxidoreductase has product MRFGLVLQTDPPAWSVVDLMRRAESLGFTHGWTFDSCVLWQEPFVIHSQILAATDRMVVGPMVTNPSTRDWTVTASTFATLNEMFGNRTVCGIGRGDSALRVTGGKPNTLATLESAIGVIRDLAEGREADVDGTPVRLPWVRDGALPVWMGAYGPRALDLAGRVADGVIIQLADPVLTRWMVDHVRDAARNAGRDPDAITVCAAAPAYVGTDLDHARNQCRWFGGMVGNHVADLVRRYGTDSAAVPAALTDYIRGRDGYDYSHHGRADNASTDFVPDEIVDRFCLLGPPQAHRDKLAELRDAGVHQFAAYAMHDAVESTVEEYGRSIIPEPA; this is encoded by the coding sequence ATGCGGTTCGGGCTCGTGCTGCAAACCGACCCACCGGCCTGGTCGGTGGTGGACCTGATGAGGCGGGCCGAGTCACTCGGCTTCACCCACGGGTGGACCTTCGATTCCTGCGTGCTGTGGCAGGAACCGTTCGTCATCCACAGCCAGATCCTCGCCGCGACCGACCGGATGGTCGTCGGGCCGATGGTGACCAACCCGTCCACCCGCGACTGGACGGTCACCGCGTCCACCTTCGCCACGCTCAACGAGATGTTCGGCAACCGCACGGTGTGCGGGATCGGCCGCGGCGACTCGGCGCTGCGCGTCACCGGCGGCAAGCCGAACACGCTGGCCACCCTGGAAAGCGCCATCGGCGTGATCCGGGACCTGGCCGAAGGCCGGGAAGCCGACGTCGACGGCACCCCCGTCCGGTTGCCGTGGGTGCGCGACGGCGCGCTCCCGGTCTGGATGGGCGCCTACGGCCCGAGAGCGCTGGACCTCGCCGGCCGGGTCGCCGACGGCGTGATCATCCAGCTCGCCGACCCGGTGCTGACCAGGTGGATGGTCGACCACGTCCGGGACGCCGCGCGGAACGCGGGCCGCGACCCCGACGCGATCACCGTGTGCGCGGCCGCGCCCGCCTACGTCGGGACGGACCTCGACCACGCGCGCAACCAGTGCCGGTGGTTCGGCGGCATGGTCGGCAACCACGTCGCCGACCTGGTGCGCCGCTACGGCACCGACTCCGCGGCGGTTCCGGCGGCGTTGACGGACTACATCCGCGGGCGCGACGGCTACGACTACTCCCACCACGGGCGCGCGGACAACGCCAGCACCGACTTCGTGCCCGACGAGATCGTCGACCGGTTCTGCCTGCTCGGTCCGCCGCAGGCGCACCGGGACAAGCTCGCCGAACTGCGCGACGCCGGAGTCCACCAGTTCGCCGCCTATGCCATGCACGACGCCGTCGAGTCCACAGTG